The genomic DNA CGTAATACATATAAATCAACAAATATCTCAGCAAGCTTAGTATCGACACCAAAGTTTATATTATATGGTATCGACActaaagtttatattatatatttaaacacttataatttgttttttttttttttttttttttttgtagagcGAACTCAATTTACTAAAGGAAGGATTTTGGTAACTCGAATGATATGCATCTTCAAAGGGACTCGACTATCTTTAAATTGTATATCCACTGTATCACTAATTTATGTAACATGAgactttgtattttattttatttatacactTTATATTTATCTTAATAGTTTTCTTCAACCCGGGTTGCcacccgggtgataacctagtatcaTATAAAAACACCCCCAATATATATTTCGTTCTAACACATGATGTAAAAACATATATTAACTAGAATACATGAAATAAAATAAGCATTAAACCAAACTGTATTAACCAATCACATAAACTAAAAAGAAAACGTTAAATTGTATCAACCAAACAGAATCTTTTTAATTGCCCAAACAAAACACCACGTtcacaacaaaaacaaaacatatgGGATAAAAACTAGACTTTTCTATTGATTATGTATGTATAACTGACATTTTTTTATGTAAATTTGGGTTAATTAGGTAACCAGATTAACAATTTCTTACTCGATTACCAAATCGAACACTGGTTTTGGGTTCCATGTTGTTCGGGTTAATCGGGTCACACTATAATTGGGTGTGGGTTAGTTTTTAAAAGATAATTTCAATCATCTCAATTTTCTCCTACAATCTCTCCTACCATTGACAGTTTTTTATTTTCTATATTCAATGTATTGAATAGTAGTTATTACCTTCTATGTATTTATAATTGTAAATTGCTATATAATATACTGTACATATCTCTCTAAAATTAAGAGAGAATTACACAATCACATGGTATCAGCCTAATCGGTCCTTTCTTCTCTTCCTCTGCACCAATTTTTCTTCCTCTTCAAGCCATGTCAACcacttcttcctcctcttcttccaACACCTCTGATCTCAAACTTCCCATGGCCACTATTCTTCACATGCTCACTATCAAACTTTCTTCAACCAATTACCTCTATTGGCACAACCAAATCATTCCTCTCCTCGCGAATCAGGGACTACTCGGCCACGTCGATGGTTCCGTTTCTCAACCTCCGAAAACAATTACCGCTGACTCCAAAGAGCAGCCTAACCCTGCCCACGCAGCCTGGTTCATCGCTGACCAACAAGCTGTGCTTATCCTCAACTCCTCATTAACCGAGGAGGCCGTCGCCGAGATACTCGGCTTATCCACTGCTGCTCAAATCTGGACCGCTCTCAAGGCGGCGTATAGCAACACCTCCCTTGAACGGATGCATTTACTCCGTGATAATCTTCGTCAATTAACCAAAGGTTCATCCACCGTTGCTGAGTCCGGTCGCAAATTTAAAGCCATTTGCGATCAGTTGTCGGCTATCGGTCACCCCGTAAGCGACACCGACAAGACCCACCGGTTCCTTTGTGGACTTGGTTCCACTTTTGAAAGCTGGTCTACAGCCATTCGCACCGCTCGCGACCCGCTCTCTTTCCGTGATTTACTCACAAAAGCCGAAAGCCAAGAACAATTCTTACACACTCTTCACCCGCCTACTCCTGCTCCGGTTGCATTTGTTGCTCACCAGCCAAGAAATCGGTCTCCCGGGTCTTCCACCAATCGATCTAGATCTGGATCCGCTTCCTATTCTCGAGGACAGCATCAACCGAACCCATCCAAAGGCCCACGCAGACCACCACATTGTCAATTATGTCGCACTAATGGACATTATGCAAACAAGTGTCCCAAGCTATCTTCTTTTGTGGCCTCTGCCTCGGGTGATGAAGGACTTGCTCGTGCCTTCCATGCCCAATGCCATGTTTCAGAAGATGGCCCTGATTGGACAGCCGATACCGGCGCCGATCTTCACATGACCAATGATGCTGGTAATCTAAACTCCTTTTCAAATTATACCGGTTCTTCGTCGGTTGTTTTTGGCAATGGTAATTCGTTACCAATTTCTCATAAAGGCCATGTCGCCATAAACAAAAACGTTAAATTAAACGATGTCTTGGTTGTTCCATCTATAACTAAGAATCTTCTTTCCGTTAGCAAGTTGACAAATGATTATCCAGTTGATGTTCTTTTCTCAAATTCTTTTTTTGTGATTCAGGACCGGAAAACAAGCCAACCTCTCGCTCAAGGTCGGTGTGAAAACGGTCTCTATGTGCTTCGGGACAAGTCTTTTGCTTTTGTTGCTTCCACTTCGTCGAATAAAGCCTCTTTTGAATTATGGCATAATCGTTTAGGGCATGTTGCCTTTGATACTATTTCTGTTTTGAAAAGACTTGGTTATTTATCTTTTACTTCTATTTTACCTAAGCCAAATGTGTGTTCGCCATGTCAACTTGCTAAAGCTCATAAATTACCATTTCACACAAATGAAAAACGTGCTTCTCATCCTCTAGATCTTGTCCACTGTGACTTATGGGGTCTTTCACCCATCACTAGTAAGGATGGTTACAAGTATTATGTTGTGTTTGTAGATGATCACTCTAGATTTTCATGGCTATATCCTCTTAAAACCAAACCTGAATTCTATtcagtttttcaaacttttttgcGCCTTGTTCAAACACAATTTTCGAGAAAAGTAAAGGTTTTTCAAAGTGATGGTGGTACGGAATTTGTTAATCAAGTAGTGCGTAAAATATTTGATGAAAACGGCACTTTTCATCGATTTTCATGTCCATATACCGCACCACAAAATGGCCGTGCCGAAAGAAAGCACCGCCATATAGTCGAAACCGGTTTAGCCATGCTCTTTCATGCTCGTGTTCCCATTACTCATTGGGTTGACGCTTTTAGTACCGCTACGTATATCATAAATCGCTTACCAACAAAGGTATTAAAAGAAAAATCACCTTTCGAGATACTCTTCTCAACGACACCCACTTATACCAATTTTCGGGTTTTTGGATGTTGCGTCTATCCATATTTACGTGATTATGCCCCTCACAAACTAGCACCCCGTAgtattccttgcatttttctagGCTATTCTCCTCAATACAAAGGATACAAGTGCTTTGACCCGGCATCTTCACGTACGTATGTAACCCGACATGCTCGCTTTGACGAGACATTCTTCCCGTATGTCTCCGAATCGTCTCATACTTCCCTTGCCAACCTGTTTCTTTCCACTTTTCATGAACCCACCTCCTTCAATCCATCCACAACTCCACCTACCAAATCGCAACCCACTCACCAAACCACATCTATTCCCATACCACCTTGTTCTCTGTGCAAAAATGACACCACCACTCATTCATTTCCTAACCCCACCTCATCTGAAACTTCTCCTATACCCGATCCTATTCTATCAAATACTAATACTCCATCACCTTCCCCCATGTCTTCCCCTCCTACAAACACTTCACCACATACCTCTCCATCAACTTCTCCTACCCCATCTCCACCACAGCCTACTGCCCCATCATCCTCGGCCCAAACGCATCCCATGGTCACCCGTTCAAAGGTTGGCACCTTCAAACCAAACCCCAAACATTCCGCCTATCTTGCTAATGCCATGCACTCATGTCTTCATGCTTCTCTTCTCACCAATACAGTTCCAAAAGGTTATAAAAGTGCTTCTAAACATACGCATTGGATGCATGCAATGCATGATGAGCTTAAAGCCCTTAACCAAAATCGTACTTGGACCCTCGTGCCACGGCCCTCATCCACAAATGTCGTCGGTTCCAAGTGGGTATTTCGAACCAAATACCACTCTGATGGTACTATTGATCGTCATAAAGCTCGCCTCGTTGCTCAAGGCTTTACGCAAATACCGGGTCTTGACTTTACTCATACCTTTAGTCCCGTCGTAAAGGCGTCTACCATTCGCATTGTTCTATCTCTGGCTGTCATAAATGGTTGGTCCCTCCGTCAACTCGATGTGAACAACGCTTTTCTTAACGGGCTCTTATCTGAAACCGTCTATATGGAGCAACCTCCCGGCTTTATCGACCCTCGTTTCCCAAACCATGTTTGCAAACTTAACAAAGCCCTCTATGGTCTCAAACAAGCTCCACGAGCTTGGTTTCAAAGGCTTAGCTCCTTTCTTTTGTCCTACGGTTTTCAATGCAGTCGGGCCGACCCgtctctttttgtttttcaccATGGCGATTCCATTATGTACCTTCTTGTGTACGTGGATGATCTCATTCTTACGGGCAACAAACCCACATTGGTTGCTGCTTTCACGAGCCGTTTGCATCAGGAATTCGCCATCAAAGACCTAGGATCTCTGACCTACTTTCTCGGCCTTGAGGTGATTCATTCTGACACGGGTCTCTTCCTTACGCAAACTAAGTATGCTAATGATATCCTCAGCCGAGCAGGTTTAACCGATGCCAAACCCGTCCATACTCCCCTTTCCACATCCGATACCTTCACCACGGCCGGCACTCCATATTCTGATCCCACCCTCTATCG from Helianthus annuus cultivar XRQ/B chromosome 7, HanXRQr2.0-SUNRISE, whole genome shotgun sequence includes the following:
- the LOC110867422 gene encoding uncharacterized protein LOC110867422, with product MSTTSSSSSSNTSDLKLPMATILHMLTIKLSSTNYLYWHNQIIPLLANQGLLGHVDGSVSQPPKTITADSKEQPNPAHAAWFIADQQAVLILNSSLTEEAVAEILGLSTAAQIWTALKAAYSNTSLERMHLLRDNLRQLTKGSSTVAESGRKFKAICDQLSAIGHPVSDTDKTHRFLCGLGSTFESWSTAIRTARDPLSFRDLLTKAESQEQFLHTLHPPTPAPVAFVAHQPRNRSPGSSTNRSRSGSASYSRGQHQPNPSKGPRRPPHCQLCRTNGHYANKCPKLSSFVASASGDEGLARAFHAQCHVSEDGPDWTADTGADLHMTNDAGPENKPTSRSRSV